The following coding sequences are from one Cenarchaeum symbiosum A window:
- a CDS encoding metal-sulfur cluster biosynthetic enzyme (COG2151) produces METVTAEAVRESLKQCMDPEVPINIVDMGLIYGIDVDSNDVNIRMTMTTQSCPLHETIVSDVRRYARKVPGVNSVNVDIVWDPPWSMDKLSEDGKKILKEMGSGMITPAPVNYETAMPQGVGKLVKQDDGSLVLANEHEQGFMVNQAIVNFWKSCNGKRKVDELVEIFAQDTGLQRHQVEKEVMQLIKQLTDGGLLTVPTKAQAPNF; encoded by the coding sequence ATGGAGACTGTAACTGCGGAAGCCGTTAGGGAGTCCCTCAAGCAGTGCATGGATCCCGAGGTGCCGATAAACATAGTGGATATGGGCCTGATATACGGGATAGACGTGGACAGCAATGATGTCAACATCAGGATGACCATGACCACGCAGAGCTGCCCCCTCCACGAGACCATTGTGTCTGATGTGAGGCGCTATGCAAGAAAGGTCCCCGGCGTGAACAGCGTCAACGTGGACATAGTCTGGGATCCCCCCTGGTCCATGGACAAGCTCTCCGAGGACGGCAAAAAGATCCTCAAGGAGATGGGCAGCGGCATGATAACGCCCGCGCCGGTCAACTACGAAACGGCCATGCCGCAGGGCGTGGGCAAGCTGGTAAAGCAGGACGACGGCTCGCTTGTGCTGGCAAACGAGCACGAGCAGGGCTTTATGGTAAACCAGGCAATAGTGAACTTTTGGAAGTCATGCAACGGAAAGCGCAAGGTCGACGAGCTAGTCGAGATATTCGCGCAGGATACCGGCCTGCAGAGGCACCAGGTGGAAAAAGAGGTCATGCAGCTGATAAAGCAGCTGACAGACGGCGGCCTGCTGACCGTCCCCACAAAGGCCCAGGCCCCCAACTTTTAG
- a CDS encoding AAA ATPase (COG0464), translating to MSQNALSLKVLEAYTRDVGRGVARIDYDSMDTLSASTGDVIEIKGKRRTVAKCLPLYPSDEGKGIIRIDGLGRNNSGIAIGDTIAVRKIKAVGADKVVVAPLEAIPPIDERYLADALESVPLIKGDNVMVPYFGGRLTFQVIGITPAADAVLVTQKTVFNIAEKGETLRGVPQVTYEDIGGLTDEIKKVREMIELPLRHPEIFEKLGIEAPKGVLLYGPPGTGKTLLAKAVANESNAHFISISGPEIMSKFYGESEARLREIFKEAREKAPSIIFVDEIDSIAPKREEVTGEVERRVVSQMLSLMDGLEARGKVIVISATNRPNAIDPALRRPGRFDREIEIKVPDKKGRKDILAIHTRNMPLTDDVNIDKIAGVSHGYVGADLEYLCKEAAMKCLRRLLPELNLEDEKIPPETLDKLVVNGEDYQKALIEVTPSGMREVFIENPDVKWDEVGGLEDVKRELQEAVEWPMKYPALYDKLGHRMPRGILLHGASGTGKTLLAKAVATQSEANFVSVKGPELLSKWVGESERGIREIFRRARQASPCVIFFDEVDSIAPVRGADSAATNITERVVSQLLTELDGMENLHGVVVLAATNRADMIDPALLRPGRFDKIIQIPLPDKESRTSILKINSEGIPVVTAAEDPEHVNMEAIADMTDGLSGADVASIANTAVSLVIHEYLDTHPDAKEIENSTEEARVTMRHFEEAVKKVKTQKNLKLGEKIAPFIQ from the coding sequence ATGAGCCAAAACGCCCTGTCCCTGAAGGTTTTGGAGGCTTACACCAGGGATGTCGGCAGAGGGGTGGCACGGATAGACTATGATTCAATGGACACCCTCAGCGCGTCCACCGGCGATGTAATCGAGATAAAGGGGAAAAGAAGGACCGTCGCAAAGTGCCTGCCCCTGTACCCGTCAGACGAGGGCAAGGGGATTATACGGATAGACGGCCTCGGACGGAACAACTCCGGGATAGCCATCGGGGATACGATAGCGGTCAGGAAGATCAAGGCAGTCGGCGCCGACAAGGTGGTCGTCGCGCCGCTCGAGGCCATACCGCCCATAGATGAAAGATATCTGGCTGACGCGCTCGAGAGCGTCCCGCTGATCAAGGGGGACAATGTGATGGTCCCGTACTTTGGCGGCAGGCTCACCTTCCAGGTGATAGGGATAACGCCGGCGGCAGATGCCGTCCTGGTAACACAAAAGACCGTATTCAACATTGCAGAAAAAGGCGAGACGCTAAGGGGCGTGCCGCAGGTCACATACGAGGACATAGGCGGACTGACCGACGAGATAAAGAAGGTAAGGGAGATGATCGAGCTGCCGCTGAGGCACCCCGAGATATTTGAAAAGCTCGGCATCGAGGCGCCAAAGGGCGTGCTGCTTTATGGCCCGCCGGGCACCGGCAAGACTCTACTTGCAAAGGCGGTGGCAAACGAGAGCAATGCGCATTTCATCAGCATATCGGGGCCCGAGATAATGAGCAAGTTCTATGGAGAGAGCGAGGCCAGGCTCAGGGAGATCTTCAAGGAGGCAAGGGAGAAGGCCCCGTCGATAATATTCGTCGACGAGATAGACTCGATAGCGCCCAAAAGAGAGGAAGTGACCGGCGAGGTGGAGCGGCGCGTAGTATCCCAGATGTTATCGCTCATGGACGGGCTCGAAGCACGCGGCAAGGTCATTGTAATATCGGCAACCAACAGGCCCAATGCAATAGACCCCGCGCTGAGGCGCCCCGGCAGGTTTGACAGGGAGATAGAGATCAAGGTCCCGGACAAAAAGGGCAGAAAGGACATACTCGCAATACACACAAGGAACATGCCGCTGACAGACGATGTCAACATCGACAAGATTGCCGGCGTCAGCCACGGCTATGTCGGGGCGGACCTCGAATATCTATGCAAGGAGGCGGCAATGAAGTGCCTGAGGAGGCTGCTCCCGGAGCTCAACCTCGAAGATGAAAAGATACCGCCCGAAACGCTCGACAAGCTTGTCGTCAACGGCGAGGACTATCAAAAGGCGCTAATCGAGGTCACGCCATCGGGCATGCGTGAGGTCTTCATAGAGAACCCCGATGTAAAATGGGACGAAGTAGGCGGCCTCGAGGATGTAAAGAGGGAGCTCCAGGAGGCTGTCGAGTGGCCCATGAAGTATCCAGCTTTATACGACAAGCTCGGCCACAGGATGCCCCGGGGCATACTGTTGCACGGGGCAAGCGGGACAGGCAAGACCCTACTGGCAAAGGCTGTGGCCACCCAGAGCGAGGCCAACTTTGTATCCGTAAAGGGGCCGGAACTGCTCTCAAAGTGGGTCGGCGAATCAGAAAGGGGCATAAGGGAGATCTTCCGCAGGGCCAGGCAGGCATCCCCGTGCGTGATATTCTTTGACGAGGTGGATTCTATCGCCCCGGTAAGGGGCGCGGACAGCGCGGCGACCAACATCACCGAGAGGGTGGTAAGCCAGCTGCTGACAGAGCTTGACGGCATGGAGAACCTGCACGGGGTGGTCGTGCTTGCGGCCACCAACAGGGCAGACATGATAGACCCGGCATTGCTCCGGCCGGGAAGGTTCGACAAGATAATCCAGATCCCCCTGCCCGACAAGGAGAGCAGGACGAGCATACTCAAGATAAACTCGGAAGGGATACCCGTGGTTACAGCGGCAGAAGATCCTGAGCACGTCAACATGGAGGCCATAGCGGATATGACCGACGGCCTGAGCGGCGCGGATGTCGCCTCGATAGCCAACACGGCAGTCTCGCTGGTAATCCACGAATACCTCGATACGCACCCCGACGCAAAGGAGATAGAGAACAGCACCGAGGAGGCCCGCGTGACAATGAGGCACTTTGAGGAGGCCGTCAAAAAGGTCAAGACGCAAAAGAACCTCAAGCTGGGCGAAAAGATTGCCCCGTTCATACAATAG
- a CDS encoding archaeal Glu-tRNAGln amidotransferase subunit D/asparaginase (COG0252), which produces MPRYEGGGDRLVLKLDSGYNVGIELGWIKGVEKLPDIERPAAAAAAAPAPAGGLPKVLLLSTGGTIASRIDYRTGAVTPALGPEEIYQSVPELAKIAEITPRVIFSEHSENLQPDHWKKIAEELHAASGEGFGGVIVAHGTDTMQYTASYLSFALSGFPAPVALVGSQRSPDRPSSDAAQNLAAAASFLTQVDSGIYVVMHLDGNDGASACHLGTRVRKNHTSKRGAFQTVGGSPAYTIRDGRLEAGPGDRLAPGEYRPRIAVDPRASLVKYHPGYDPAVLDSILDAGARGIIFEGTGLGHVGRQMYEAVGRAAEKGVFMGMTSQCIDGRVSMTVYESGRDLLGLGITPLGDMLSETALVKLMWALGIKDDIKGVRNIMLDRIAGEFSPGVF; this is translated from the coding sequence ATGCCAAGGTACGAGGGCGGGGGCGACAGGCTTGTGCTAAAGCTCGACAGCGGCTACAATGTGGGAATAGAGCTCGGCTGGATAAAGGGCGTGGAGAAGCTCCCGGATATAGAACGGCCTGCAGCCGCTGCTGCAGCAGCGCCCGCGCCAGCGGGCGGGCTGCCAAAGGTCCTGCTGCTATCCACCGGCGGGACGATAGCCAGCAGGATAGACTATAGGACGGGCGCGGTCACGCCGGCGCTGGGCCCCGAAGAGATCTACCAGTCGGTGCCGGAGCTTGCCAAAATTGCAGAGATTACTCCAAGGGTGATCTTCTCCGAGCACTCGGAGAACCTGCAGCCTGATCACTGGAAAAAGATAGCAGAGGAGCTGCACGCCGCATCCGGCGAGGGGTTCGGCGGGGTGATAGTGGCCCACGGGACCGACACCATGCAGTATACAGCGTCGTATCTTTCGTTTGCGCTCTCCGGCTTTCCCGCGCCGGTGGCGCTCGTCGGCTCGCAGAGGTCGCCCGACAGGCCGTCGTCTGATGCGGCGCAAAACCTTGCCGCGGCGGCAAGCTTCCTCACGCAGGTGGACAGCGGCATCTATGTGGTCATGCACCTTGACGGCAACGACGGGGCTAGCGCCTGCCATCTTGGGACGAGGGTCCGCAAGAACCACACAAGCAAAAGGGGCGCGTTCCAGACGGTGGGGGGATCTCCTGCGTATACCATCCGGGACGGCAGGCTCGAGGCGGGGCCGGGGGACCGTCTGGCACCCGGGGAGTACAGGCCCAGAATAGCTGTCGACCCGAGGGCATCGCTGGTAAAGTACCACCCCGGCTATGATCCCGCCGTGCTTGATTCTATACTCGACGCCGGGGCCAGGGGGATAATATTCGAGGGAACAGGCCTTGGGCACGTGGGGCGCCAGATGTATGAAGCAGTCGGCAGGGCCGCAGAAAAGGGCGTATTCATGGGGATGACCTCGCAGTGTATCGACGGCAGGGTATCCATGACGGTCTATGAGAGCGGCAGGGACCTGCTCGGACTGGGGATAACGCCACTCGGTGATATGCTGTCCGAGACCGCGCTGGTAAAGCTCATGTGGGCTCTAGGGATAAAAGATGATATCAAAGGGGTGAGAAATATCATGCTGGATAGAATAGCCGGCGAGTTCTCCCCGGGGGTTTTTTAG
- a CDS encoding short-chain alcohol dehydrogenase (COG1028): MPRYLHLHEPRNRTDEEKARKRAGRSLACHIGDSQKVRRRCPGHGKARIPLPQRLGGLVRGARLGRQKGRNQDGLCARKDHRNKGGLSLHEIMQAIVIGGSRGIGGAIADALKSAGCDVMAASRADIDTSDLESVDKFAAKNPETDVLVLNTGGPPPMEFDEINRADWEKYHNQLFLGFCMLLRGIKVRDGGYIFLISSGVIKEPSPKLVISAAYRSAFSSVFKVLSRSLAARNISCVNIAPGAINTDRMRELVGDAKEFGKGLPMGRLGEPKEIGDLVGCIVKSRIKYLSGAVIDFDGANSSHVF, from the coding sequence ATGCCCAGATACCTGCATCTGCATGAGCCCCGGAATAGGACTGATGAAGAGAAAGCTCGAAAAAGAGCAGGACGCAGTCTCGCTTGCCATATCGGGGATAGTCAAAAAGTACGCCGCAGATGCCCAGGGCATGGAAAAGCTAGAATCCCTCTACCACAAAGACTCGGGGGACTGGTACGTGGCGCTAGGCTGGGACGGCAAAAAGGCCGTAATCAGGATGGACTCTGTGCTCGGAAAGATCACCGAAATAAAGGAGGTCTGAGCCTCCATGAGATCATGCAAGCGATAGTGATAGGCGGGTCCCGGGGGATAGGAGGGGCCATAGCAGACGCATTGAAGTCGGCGGGGTGCGATGTTATGGCCGCATCACGCGCTGACATAGACACGTCCGACCTTGAAAGCGTGGATAAATTTGCTGCAAAAAACCCAGAGACCGATGTTCTGGTGCTGAACACCGGCGGGCCTCCCCCCATGGAGTTTGACGAGATAAACAGGGCCGACTGGGAAAAGTACCACAACCAATTATTCCTGGGCTTTTGCATGCTGTTGCGCGGGATCAAGGTGAGGGACGGCGGGTACATCTTTCTGATAAGCTCCGGCGTGATAAAGGAGCCGAGCCCGAAACTTGTAATATCTGCTGCCTACCGGTCGGCGTTTAGCAGCGTATTCAAGGTGTTAAGCAGAAGCCTTGCGGCAAGAAATATCAGCTGTGTAAACATAGCGCCGGGCGCAATCAATACGGACCGCATGAGGGAGCTCGTCGGGGATGCCAAAGAGTTCGGGAAGGGCCTGCCCATGGGCAGGCTCGGGGAGCCAAAAGAGATAGGCGACCTCGTCGGCTGCATAGTAAAGAGCAGGATAAAGTACCTGTCGGGTGCGGTCATAGACTTTGACGGCGCGAACTCGAGCCACGTGTTCTAA
- a CDS encoding ribosomal protein L2 (COG0090): MGKRPLVRRRGRGGMQFRAATTGKIARAKYPAFELGEQREGTVIDLVHERGRDAPLAKIRFEDGIVSYVPAVLGTRVGSSMNFGLKSEIRDGNVISVQNIPDGTTVCNVEKHYGDGGAIVKSAGGNATVFSHGEGGVVLKLPSGRFSTLNPKNRAMVGTLAGGGVSERPFMSAGGKWRRFRSKGRKYPIVRGVAQAAYVHPHGGGRHQHVGQSSTVSRNAPPGAKVGSIAARKTGRAKIKDRR, encoded by the coding sequence ATGGGCAAGAGGCCACTTGTAAGGCGCAGGGGGCGCGGCGGGATGCAGTTCCGGGCCGCAACCACCGGCAAGATAGCGCGTGCAAAGTACCCCGCCTTTGAGCTCGGGGAGCAGCGCGAGGGCACGGTGATCGACCTTGTGCACGAGCGTGGCAGGGACGCCCCTCTGGCCAAGATAAGGTTCGAGGACGGGATCGTCTCGTACGTGCCTGCCGTGCTCGGCACCCGGGTCGGCTCGAGCATGAACTTTGGGCTAAAATCAGAGATACGCGACGGCAATGTAATCAGCGTCCAGAACATACCCGATGGAACAACGGTCTGCAACGTGGAAAAGCACTATGGGGACGGCGGGGCCATAGTAAAGTCCGCCGGCGGAAACGCGACCGTATTCTCGCACGGGGAAGGCGGCGTGGTGCTCAAGCTGCCCTCTGGAAGGTTCTCCACGCTGAACCCGAAAAACAGGGCAATGGTGGGCACCCTGGCAGGCGGCGGCGTCTCGGAGCGCCCGTTTATGAGCGCGGGCGGCAAGTGGAGGAGGTTCCGCTCCAAGGGAAGAAAGTACCCCATAGTCCGGGGAGTCGCGCAGGCTGCATACGTGCACCCGCACGGGGGAGGAAGGCACCAGCACGTGGGGCAGAGCTCTACCGTCTCCAGGAACGCCCCGCCGGGGGCGAAAGTGGGCAGCATCGCGGCCAGAAAGACCGGAAGGGCCAAGATCAAGGACCGCAGATAG
- a CDS encoding aspartate/tyrosine/aromatic aminotransferase (COG0436), with product MADVEYAIRDVVSAAHKLEAAGRHIDYLNVGDPVQFGFQPPEHVREALSRAVMDGHNYYTSSEGLPELRDEIAIKEGKKGLGVSADDVLVTNGISEALEMVLDSIVEEGDEVLLPGPYYPPYASYIRLNGGRPVEFETGPGPGIDLESVRSKITPRTVAICIINPNNPTGYVLGERALKGLVDLANEHNLYIICDEIYDQITFDDSFAGIGRVAGDSPVILLNGFSKVHLMTGWRLGYIALGPSKLLDPLRGALPKLARVRICANTPVQYAALESLRGPQGYIQEFVEKLRERRDLVVRRLNAMPGISCAKPQGAFYTFPSIDTDRFPSDRDFVMGLLEQKGVLTVHGSGFGKKYGSGHFRIVYLPDPDMLESAMDRIEEYVS from the coding sequence GTGGCCGATGTGGAATATGCTATACGGGACGTGGTATCGGCCGCCCACAAGCTCGAGGCGGCAGGCCGGCACATCGACTATCTGAACGTGGGCGACCCTGTACAGTTTGGCTTCCAGCCGCCGGAGCACGTCAGGGAGGCGCTCTCCCGGGCCGTAATGGACGGCCACAACTACTATACAAGCTCCGAAGGCCTGCCGGAACTGCGCGACGAGATTGCGATAAAGGAGGGAAAAAAGGGGCTTGGCGTCTCTGCAGATGACGTCCTGGTTACAAACGGGATCTCCGAGGCGCTAGAAATGGTGCTCGACTCGATAGTAGAGGAGGGCGACGAGGTGCTGCTGCCAGGGCCCTACTACCCGCCGTACGCCTCGTACATACGGCTCAACGGGGGCAGGCCCGTCGAGTTCGAGACGGGCCCTGGGCCCGGCATCGACCTTGAGAGTGTGCGCTCCAAGATTACGCCGAGGACCGTGGCCATCTGCATCATCAACCCCAACAACCCGACGGGCTATGTGCTCGGGGAGCGCGCGCTCAAGGGTTTGGTGGACCTGGCAAACGAGCACAACCTGTACATAATATGCGACGAGATATACGACCAGATAACCTTCGATGACAGCTTTGCGGGAATAGGCAGGGTGGCAGGCGACTCGCCTGTCATACTGCTCAACGGCTTCTCCAAGGTGCACCTCATGACTGGGTGGCGCCTCGGGTATATCGCACTCGGGCCCTCGAAACTGCTTGACCCTCTAAGGGGGGCGCTGCCAAAGCTCGCGCGAGTAAGGATATGCGCCAACACGCCCGTCCAGTATGCGGCGCTAGAATCGCTCCGCGGCCCGCAGGGGTACATACAAGAGTTTGTCGAAAAACTCCGGGAGCGGCGGGACCTTGTCGTGCGCCGGCTCAACGCCATGCCCGGCATATCATGCGCAAAGCCGCAGGGCGCCTTTTACACATTTCCCTCTATTGATACGGACAGGTTCCCGTCGGACAGGGACTTTGTCATGGGGCTGCTCGAACAAAAGGGCGTCCTGACCGTCCATGGCTCGGGGTTTGGCAAAAAGTACGGCAGCGGCCACTTTCGGATAGTCTACCTGCCGGATCCGGACA